A single Pseudomonas putida DNA region contains:
- a CDS encoding YgiQ family radical SAM protein, with amino-acid sequence MQAAKPLYDYPKYWAECFGPAPFLPMSREEMDLLGWDSCDIIIVTGDAYVDHPSFGMAIIGRLLEAQGFRVGIIAQPNWQSKDDFMKLGEPNLFFGVAAGNMDSMINRYTADKKIRSDDAYTPGGLAGSRPDRASLVYSQRCKEAYKHVPIVLGGIEASLRRIAHYDYWQDKVRHSILIDASADILLFGNAERAVVEVAQRLSNGEKIETITDVRGTAFVRRDTPQGWYEIDSTRIDRPGRVDKIINPYVNTQDTQACAIEQAKGDQEDPNEAKVVQILDSPSVTREKSVIRLPSFEKVRNDPVLYAHANRVLHLETNPGNARALVQKHGEVDVWFNPPPIPMSTEEMDYVFGMPYARVPHPAYGKERIPAYEMIRFSVNIMRGCFGGCTFCSITEHEGRIIQNRSHESILHEIEEMRDKVPGFTGVVSDLGGPTANMYRIACKSHDIEKHCRKPSCVFPGICENLNTDHSSLIELYRKARALPGVKKILIASGLRYDLAVESPEYVKELVTHHVGGYLKIAPEHTERGPLDKMMKPGIGTYDRFKRMFEKFSKEAGKEQYLIPYFIAAHPGTTDEDMMNLALWLKGNGFRADQVQAFYPSPMASATAMYHSGKNPLRKVTYKSEGVEIVKSDEQRRLHKAFLRYHDPKGWPMLREALQRMGRADLIGPGKHQLIPLHQPQTDTYQSARRKNSTPAGSHKVGKEQKILTQHTGLPPRGSDGSKPWDKREKAKAEAFARNQQAAKERKEAAKGGGGKGKKPRQPVIPR; translated from the coding sequence ATGCAAGCAGCCAAACCACTCTACGACTATCCCAAGTACTGGGCCGAATGCTTCGGGCCAGCACCTTTCCTGCCAATGAGCAGGGAGGAGATGGATCTGCTCGGCTGGGATTCCTGCGACATCATCATCGTGACCGGTGATGCCTACGTCGACCACCCGTCGTTCGGCATGGCCATCATCGGCCGCCTGCTGGAAGCCCAGGGTTTCCGCGTGGGCATCATCGCCCAGCCGAACTGGCAGTCCAAAGACGACTTCATGAAGCTCGGTGAGCCGAACCTGTTCTTCGGCGTGGCCGCCGGCAACATGGACTCGATGATCAACCGCTACACCGCGGACAAGAAGATCCGTTCCGACGACGCCTACACCCCTGGTGGCCTGGCAGGTAGCCGCCCGGACCGCGCCAGCCTGGTTTACAGCCAGCGCTGCAAGGAAGCCTATAAACATGTGCCGATCGTGCTCGGCGGCATCGAGGCTTCACTGCGCCGCATTGCCCACTACGACTACTGGCAGGACAAGGTTCGCCACTCGATCCTGATCGACGCCAGCGCCGACATCCTGCTGTTCGGCAACGCCGAGCGCGCGGTGGTCGAAGTGGCCCAGCGCCTGTCCAATGGCGAGAAGATCGAAACCATCACCGACGTGCGCGGCACCGCATTCGTGCGCCGTGACACGCCGCAAGGCTGGTACGAGATCGACTCTACCCGTATCGACCGCCCGGGCCGCGTCGACAAGATCATCAACCCGTACGTGAACACCCAGGACACCCAGGCCTGTGCCATCGAGCAGGCCAAGGGCGACCAGGAAGACCCGAACGAAGCCAAGGTGGTGCAGATTCTCGACAGCCCGAGCGTGACCCGGGAAAAGTCGGTGATCCGCCTGCCGTCGTTCGAGAAAGTGCGTAACGACCCGGTGCTCTACGCTCACGCCAACCGCGTGCTGCACCTGGAGACCAACCCCGGCAACGCCCGCGCCCTGGTGCAGAAGCATGGCGAAGTGGATGTGTGGTTCAACCCGCCACCCATTCCCATGAGCACCGAGGAAATGGACTACGTGTTCGGCATGCCCTACGCCCGTGTGCCGCACCCGGCCTATGGCAAGGAACGCATCCCGGCCTACGAGATGATCCGTTTCTCGGTCAACATCATGCGTGGCTGCTTCGGTGGCTGCACCTTCTGCTCGATCACCGAGCACGAAGGCCGCATCATCCAGAACCGCTCCCACGAGTCGATCCTGCACGAGATCGAGGAGATGCGTGACAAGGTGCCGGGCTTCACCGGCGTGGTCTCCGACCTTGGCGGCCCGACCGCCAACATGTACCGCATCGCCTGCAAGAGCCACGACATCGAGAAGCACTGCCGCAAGCCGTCGTGTGTGTTCCCGGGCATCTGCGAGAACCTCAATACCGACCACAGCTCGCTGATCGAGCTGTACCGCAAGGCCCGCGCCTTGCCGGGGGTTAAGAAGATCCTGATCGCCTCGGGCCTGCGCTACGACCTGGCTGTGGAATCGCCGGAGTACGTCAAGGAGCTGGTCACCCACCACGTTGGCGGCTACCTGAAGATTGCCCCGGAGCACACCGAGCGTGGCCCGCTGGACAAGATGATGAAGCCGGGCATCGGCACCTACGACCGCTTCAAGCGCATGTTCGAGAAGTTCTCGAAAGAGGCGGGCAAGGAGCAGTACCTGATCCCGTACTTCATCGCCGCGCACCCGGGCACCACCGATGAAGACATGATGAACCTGGCCTTGTGGCTCAAGGGTAACGGCTTCCGCGCTGACCAGGTGCAGGCGTTCTACCCGTCGCCGATGGCCTCGGCCACGGCCATGTACCACTCGGGCAAGAACCCGCTGCGCAAGGTCACGTACAAGAGCGAAGGGGTGGAGATCGTCAAGAGCGACGAGCAGCGCCGGCTGCACAAGGCGTTCCTGCGCTATCACGATCCGAAAGGCTGGCCGATGCTGCGTGAAGCCCTGCAGCGCATGGGCCGTGCCGACCTGATCGGGCCGGGCAAGCACCAGCTGATCCCGCTGCACCAGCCGCAGACCGACACCTACCAGAGCGCGCGCCGCAAGAACTCGACCCCGGCTGGCAGCCACAAAGTGGGCAAGGAGCAGAAGATCCTGACCCAGCACACCGGCCTGCCGCCACGTGGCAGCGATGGCAGCAAGCCGTGGGACAAGCGCGAGAAGGCCAAGGCCGAGGCGTTTGCCCGCAACCAGCAGGCGGCCAAGGAGCGCAAGGAAGCGGCCAAAGGTGGTGGCGGCAAGGGCAAGAAGCCGCGTCAGCCGGTCATCCCGCGTTAA
- the dnaB gene encoding replicative DNA helicase, with translation MNEITNSEQLDLQTAALKVPPHSIEAEQAVLGGLMLDNNAWERVLDQVSDGDFYRHDHRLIFRAVHKLADANQPFDVVTLHEQLDKEGLSSQIGGLAYLAELAKNTPSVANIKAYAAIIRERATLRQLISISTDIADNAFNPQGRNAEEILDDAERQIFQIAEARPKTGGPVGVNELLTMAIDRIDTLFNSDSDITGISTGYTDLDEKTSGLQAADLIIVAGRPSMGKTTFAMNLVENAVLRSEKAVLVFSLEMPGESLIMRMLSSLGRIDQTKVRSGQLDDDDWPRLTSAVNLLNDRKLFIDDTAGISPSEMRARTRRLAREHGEIGMIMVDYLQLMQIPGSAGDNRTNEISEISRSLKALAKEFNCPVIALSQLNRSLEQRPNKRPVNSDLRESGAIEQDADVIMFVYRDEVYHPETEHKGVAEIIIGKQRNGPIGFVRLAFIGKYTRFENLAPGMYNFDDDE, from the coding sequence ATGAACGAGATCACCAACTCCGAACAGCTCGACCTGCAAACCGCTGCCCTGAAGGTGCCGCCGCATTCCATCGAGGCCGAACAGGCCGTGCTCGGTGGCCTGATGCTGGACAACAACGCCTGGGAGCGGGTGCTGGACCAGGTGTCGGATGGCGATTTCTACCGGCATGACCACCGCCTGATCTTCCGTGCCGTGCACAAGTTGGCTGACGCCAACCAGCCATTCGACGTGGTGACCCTGCACGAGCAGCTCGACAAGGAAGGCCTGTCGTCCCAGATCGGCGGCCTGGCGTACCTGGCCGAACTGGCCAAGAACACCCCGTCGGTAGCCAACATCAAGGCTTACGCCGCGATCATTCGCGAGCGGGCTACGCTGCGCCAGCTGATCAGCATCAGTACCGACATCGCTGACAACGCCTTCAACCCGCAAGGGCGCAACGCCGAAGAAATCCTCGATGATGCCGAGCGGCAGATCTTCCAGATCGCCGAGGCGCGGCCGAAAACCGGCGGCCCGGTGGGTGTCAACGAGCTGTTGACCATGGCCATCGACCGCATCGACACGCTGTTCAACTCCGACAGCGACATCACGGGTATCTCGACCGGTTATACCGACCTCGACGAGAAGACCAGCGGCCTGCAGGCTGCGGACCTGATCATCGTCGCCGGCCGTCCGTCGATGGGTAAGACCACCTTCGCCATGAACCTGGTGGAAAACGCCGTACTGCGCAGCGAAAAGGCCGTGCTGGTGTTCTCCCTCGAGATGCCAGGTGAATCGCTGATCATGCGTATGCTTTCGTCGCTGGGCCGTATCGACCAGACCAAGGTGCGTTCTGGCCAGCTGGATGACGACGACTGGCCGCGGCTGACCTCGGCGGTGAACCTGCTCAACGATCGTAAGCTGTTCATCGACGATACCGCCGGCATCAGCCCGTCGGAAATGCGTGCGCGCACCCGCCGCCTGGCCCGTGAGCACGGTGAAATCGGCATGATCATGGTCGACTACCTGCAGTTGATGCAGATCCCGGGTTCGGCTGGTGACAACCGGACCAACGAGATTTCCGAGATCTCCCGTTCCCTCAAGGCCTTGGCCAAGGAATTCAACTGCCCAGTGATCGCGCTGTCGCAGCTGAACCGCTCCCTGGAGCAGCGGCCAAACAAACGCCCGGTGAACTCCGACTTGCGTGAATCCGGTGCAATCGAGCAGGACGCCGACGTCATCATGTTCGTTTACCGCGACGAGGTGTACCACCCCGAGACCGAGCACAAGGGTGTGGCGGAAATCATCATCGGCAAGCAGCGTAACGGCCCCATCGGCTTTGTGCGCCTGGCGTTCATCGGCAAGTACACCCGCTTCGAGAACCTCGCCCCGGGCATGTACAACTTCGACGACGACGAATAA
- the rplI gene encoding 50S ribosomal protein L9 gives MELILLEKVANLGNLGDKVKVKAGYGRNFLLPFGKATVANAANLAAFEERRAELEKAAADRKSSAESRAAQLAELEVTITATAGDEGKLFGSIGTHDIADALTASGVEVAKAEVRLPNGTIRQVGEYDVAVHLHSDVEATVRVVVVAA, from the coding sequence ATGGAACTGATCCTGCTGGAAAAAGTCGCTAACCTGGGCAACCTGGGCGACAAAGTTAAAGTTAAGGCTGGTTACGGCCGTAACTTCCTGCTGCCATTCGGCAAGGCCACCGTTGCCAACGCCGCCAACCTGGCTGCGTTCGAAGAGCGTCGCGCCGAGCTGGAAAAAGCAGCTGCTGACCGTAAATCGTCGGCTGAAAGCCGCGCTGCCCAACTGGCCGAGCTGGAAGTGACCATCACTGCCACCGCTGGCGACGAAGGCAAGCTGTTCGGTTCGATCGGCACCCACGACATCGCTGACGCCCTGACCGCCTCCGGCGTTGAAGTGGCCAAGGCTGAAGTTCGTCTGCCGAACGGCACCATCCGTCAGGTTGGCGAATACGACGTAGCCGTGCACCTGCACAGCGACGTTGAAGCCACCGTACGTGTGGTCGTCGTAGCTGCCTAA
- the rpsR gene encoding 30S ribosomal protein S18: MARFFRRRKFCRFTAEDVKEIDFKDLNTLKAYVSETGKIVPSRITGTKARYQRQLATAIKRARFLALLPYTDSHGR; the protein is encoded by the coding sequence ATGGCACGTTTCTTCCGTCGTCGTAAATTCTGCCGCTTCACTGCTGAAGACGTGAAAGAGATCGACTTCAAAGATCTCAACACCCTGAAAGCTTACGTATCCGAAACCGGCAAGATCGTTCCAAGCCGTATCACCGGTACCAAAGCTCGTTATCAGCGTCAGCTGGCTACCGCTATCAAGCGCGCCCGCTTCCTGGCCCTGCTGCCCTACACCGACAGCCACGGCCGCTGA
- the rpsF gene encoding 30S ribosomal protein S6 yields the protein MRHYEIIFLVHPDQSEQVGGMVERYTKLIEEDGGKIHRLEDWGRRQLAYAINNVHKAHYVMLNVECTGKALAELEDNFRYNDAVIRNLVIRRDEAVTGQSEMLKAEENRSERRERRERPEHAESADGDDSNDSDSSDNADE from the coding sequence ATGCGTCATTACGAAATCATCTTCCTGGTTCACCCGGACCAGAGCGAGCAAGTCGGCGGCATGGTTGAGCGTTACACCAAGCTGATCGAAGAAGATGGCGGCAAAATCCACCGCCTGGAAGACTGGGGCCGTCGTCAACTGGCCTACGCAATCAACAATGTTCACAAGGCTCACTACGTGATGCTGAACGTTGAGTGCACCGGCAAGGCCCTGGCCGAGCTGGAAGACAACTTCCGCTACAACGATGCCGTTATCCGTAACCTCGTCATCCGTCGCGACGAAGCCGTAACCGGCCAGTCCGAGATGCTGAAGGCTGAAGAAAACCGCAGCGAGCGCCGTGAGCGTCGTGAGCGTCCTGAGCATGCTGAATCCGCCGATGGCGACGACAGCAATGACAGCGACTCCAGCGATAACGCTGACGAGTAA
- the rlmB gene encoding 23S rRNA (guanosine(2251)-2'-O)-methyltransferase RlmB, translating into MSQLEKIYGVHAVQALLQHHPKRVKQIWLSEGRSEPRIQALLELAAENRVPVGQAERRELDAWVEGVHQGVVAEVSPSQVWGELMLEELLERSETPPLILVLDGVTDPHNLGACLRTADAAGATAVIVPKDKSATLTPVVRKVACGAAEVIPLVAVTNLARTLEKLQQRGLWVVGTAGEAEQEIYQQDLTGPLVMIMGAEGKGMRRLTREHCDFLVKLPMSGSVSSLNVSVATGVCLFEAVRQRQAKR; encoded by the coding sequence ATGAGTCAGCTGGAAAAGATCTACGGCGTGCACGCCGTGCAGGCATTGCTGCAGCACCATCCGAAGCGGGTCAAGCAGATCTGGCTGTCGGAAGGGCGCAGTGAGCCGCGCATCCAGGCGCTGCTGGAGCTGGCCGCAGAAAACCGCGTGCCGGTTGGTCAGGCCGAGCGCCGTGAGCTGGACGCCTGGGTCGAGGGCGTGCACCAGGGCGTGGTTGCCGAGGTCAGCCCGAGCCAGGTGTGGGGCGAGTTGATGCTCGAGGAGTTGCTCGAGCGCAGCGAAACACCGCCTCTGATCCTGGTGCTGGACGGCGTGACCGATCCGCACAACCTTGGTGCCTGCTTGCGTACTGCCGATGCGGCCGGCGCCACAGCGGTGATCGTGCCCAAGGACAAGTCGGCAACCTTGACGCCTGTGGTGCGCAAGGTGGCCTGCGGGGCGGCTGAGGTGATTCCGCTGGTGGCCGTGACCAACCTGGCGCGTACGCTGGAGAAACTGCAGCAGCGTGGCCTGTGGGTGGTGGGTACCGCTGGCGAGGCCGAGCAGGAGATTTACCAGCAGGACCTGACCGGCCCACTGGTGATGATCATGGGTGCAGAAGGCAAGGGCATGCGCCGGCTGACCCGCGAGCATTGCGATTTCCTGGTGAAGTTGCCGATGAGCGGTAGCGTGAGCAGCCTTAACGTGTCGGTCGCGACGGGCGTCTGCCTGTTCGAAGCCGTACGCCAGCGTCAGGCCAAGCGCTGA
- the rnr gene encoding ribonuclease R — MADWQSLDPEAAREAEKYDNPIPSRELILQRLADRGEPAAREELAAEFGLHEEDQIEALRRRLRAMERDGQLIYTRRGTYAPVDKLDLICGRVSGHRDGFGFLIPDDGSEDLFLSPAQMRLVFDGDRGLARVSGVDRRGRREGVLVEVISRAHESVVGRYFEEGGIGYVTPDNPKIQQEVLVTAGRNGGAKIGQFVEIKITHWPTPRFQPQGDVVEVIGNYMAPGMEIDVALRSYDIPHVWPNDVVKEARKFRSEVEEKDKEKRIDLRHLPFVTIDGEDARDFDDAVYCEPLGKLRMFSGGWRLYVAIADVSSYVRLGSALDNEAQQRGNSVYFPERVVPMLPEELSNGLCSLNPHVDRLAMVCEMTMNKAGQMVDYQFYEGVIHSHARLTYNKVSSMLEHARTREGKALREEYKEVLPDLKNLYNLYKVLVDARHTRGAIDFETQETRIIFGEDRKIAEIRPTVRNDAHKLIEECMLAANVATAAFLQKHEVPALYRVHDGPPPERLEKLRAFLGELGLSLHKGKDPSPKDYQALLASISGRPDFHLIQTVMLRSLSQAVYSTDNNGHFGLNYEAYTHFTSPIRRYPDLLVHRAIRSVIRSKVDTPHVKRAGAMSIPKARIYPYDVNALEQLGEQCSMTERRADEATRDVVNWLKCEFMKDRVGETFPGVITAVTGFGLFVELTDIYVEGLVHVSALPGDYYHFDPVHHRLSGERTGRSFRLGDTIEVKVMRVDLDERKIDFEVAEATLSGPIGRKQRGASATPAPAAGKADKAEPQPAMEAKATPKPRSRKGEASEAYFPKDAVQRNAEVRKSREMKKALMTDARSSAGSKAEKGGKPSGKPTKHRKGPPKSGAPRKSKSKS, encoded by the coding sequence ATGGCCGATTGGCAATCCCTCGATCCCGAGGCCGCTCGCGAAGCGGAAAAATACGACAACCCCATTCCCAGCCGTGAGCTGATCCTGCAGCGCCTCGCCGACCGTGGTGAGCCGGCCGCGCGCGAGGAGCTGGCGGCAGAGTTCGGTCTTCACGAAGAAGACCAGATCGAAGCCCTGCGCCGCCGCCTGCGTGCCATGGAGCGTGACGGCCAGCTTATCTATACCCGGCGCGGCACTTATGCCCCGGTAGACAAGCTGGACCTGATCTGTGGCCGCGTTTCCGGTCACCGTGACGGCTTTGGCTTCCTTATCCCGGATGACGGCAGCGAAGACCTGTTCCTCAGCCCGGCGCAGATGCGCCTGGTGTTCGACGGCGACCGCGGCCTGGCCCGCGTTTCGGGCGTCGACCGCCGTGGCCGCCGCGAGGGCGTGCTGGTTGAAGTTATCTCCCGCGCCCATGAAAGCGTGGTTGGCCGCTACTTCGAAGAAGGCGGCATTGGCTACGTGACCCCGGACAACCCGAAGATCCAGCAGGAAGTGCTGGTCACCGCCGGGCGTAACGGTGGCGCCAAGATCGGCCAGTTCGTCGAAATCAAGATCACCCACTGGCCCACGCCACGCTTCCAGCCGCAGGGCGATGTGGTCGAGGTGATTGGCAACTACATGGCGCCCGGCATGGAAATCGACGTTGCCCTGCGCAGCTACGACATTCCACATGTCTGGCCCAACGATGTGGTCAAGGAAGCGCGCAAGTTCCGCTCCGAAGTCGAAGAGAAGGACAAAGAGAAGCGCATCGACCTGCGCCACCTGCCGTTCGTCACCATCGACGGCGAGGACGCCCGCGACTTCGATGACGCCGTCTACTGCGAACCGCTGGGCAAATTGCGCATGTTCTCCGGTGGCTGGCGCCTGTACGTGGCAATCGCCGACGTATCCAGCTACGTGCGCCTGGGTTCGGCCCTGGACAACGAAGCCCAGCAGCGCGGCAACTCGGTGTACTTCCCCGAGCGCGTGGTGCCGATGCTTCCCGAGGAGCTGTCCAACGGCCTGTGCTCGCTGAACCCGCACGTCGATCGCCTGGCCATGGTCTGCGAAATGACCATGAACAAAGCCGGCCAGATGGTCGACTATCAGTTCTATGAAGGCGTTATCCACTCCCACGCCCGTCTGACCTACAACAAGGTCAGCAGCATGCTCGAACATGCCCGCACCCGTGAGGGCAAGGCGCTGCGCGAGGAGTACAAGGAGGTCCTGCCAGACCTGAAGAACCTGTACAACCTGTACAAGGTGCTGGTGGATGCCCGCCATACCCGGGGCGCCATCGACTTCGAGACCCAGGAAACCCGCATCATCTTCGGTGAGGACCGCAAGATCGCGGAAATCCGCCCGACCGTGCGCAACGATGCCCACAAGCTGATCGAAGAGTGCATGCTGGCGGCCAACGTCGCCACTGCAGCGTTCCTGCAGAAGCACGAAGTGCCGGCGCTGTACCGCGTGCACGATGGTCCGCCGCCAGAGCGTCTGGAAAAACTGCGCGCCTTCCTCGGCGAGCTGGGCCTGTCGCTGCACAAAGGCAAGGATCCTTCGCCGAAGGATTACCAGGCGCTGCTGGCGAGCATCTCCGGCCGCCCGGACTTCCACCTGATCCAGACCGTGATGCTGCGTTCGTTGAGCCAGGCGGTGTACAGCACCGACAACAATGGCCACTTCGGTCTGAACTACGAAGCGTATACTCACTTCACCTCGCCGATCCGTCGTTACCCGGACCTGCTGGTGCACCGCGCCATCCGCAGCGTCATCCGTTCCAAGGTCGATACCCCGCACGTCAAGCGTGCTGGCGCCATGAGCATCCCCAAGGCGCGTATCTACCCGTACGATGTGAATGCCCTCGAGCAGTTGGGCGAGCAGTGCTCGATGACCGAGCGCCGTGCCGATGAAGCCACGCGTGATGTGGTCAACTGGCTCAAGTGCGAGTTCATGAAGGACCGCGTCGGCGAGACCTTCCCGGGTGTGATCACCGCGGTCACCGGTTTCGGCCTGTTCGTCGAGCTGACCGACATCTACGTCGAAGGCCTGGTGCACGTCAGTGCGCTACCGGGTGACTACTACCACTTCGACCCGGTGCACCACCGCCTGTCGGGTGAGCGTACCGGGCGCAGCTTCCGCCTGGGCGACACCATCGAAGTGAAGGTCATGCGCGTCGACCTCGACGAACGCAAGATCGACTTCGAAGTCGCCGAGGCGACCCTCAGCGGCCCGATTGGTCGCAAGCAGCGCGGTGCAAGCGCAACCCCGGCTCCAGCCGCTGGCAAGGCCGACAAGGCCGAGCCGCAGCCAGCCATGGAAGCGAAAGCCACGCCTAAGCCGCGCAGCCGCAAGGGCGAGGCCTCCGAGGCGTACTTCCCCAAAGATGCCGTGCAACGCAACGCTGAAGTGCGCAAAAGCCGTGAGATGAAAAAGGCGTTGATGACTGACGCCCGCAGCAGCGCAGGCAGCAAGGCAGAGAAGGGTGGCAAGCCTTCGGGCAAGCCGACCAAGCATCGTAAAGGCCCGCCGAAATCCGGTGCGCCACGCAAGAGCAAGAGCAAGTCATGA
- a CDS encoding extracellular solute-binding protein: MTIRPQPLMRTLAAAVLSLVIGAPAALADEPVTLTMYNGQHKEIGEAIAKAYEAKTGIHINIRKGSSNQLASQIIEEGDRSPADIIYTEESPPLNNLGELGLLAKIDDATANMMPKEYVGANGTWMGITARTRIVVFNPKKVDEKDLPTTVMDFANPEWEGRVGYVPTSGAFQEQAVAILKMHGREATEEWLTGLKAFGKAYTNNMVALKAVEKGEVAAVLVNNYYWYALERERGKLDTKLYYLADGDAGNLVTISGAAVVKASKHPKEAQALLNWMASEEGQRVITQTTAEYPLHKGMVSDRGLKPFEDLRPPKISPADLGNAEEAIELEREVGLL, from the coding sequence ATGACGATCCGCCCGCAACCGCTGATGCGTACCCTGGCTGCCGCAGTTCTGAGCCTGGTGATCGGCGCTCCGGCCGCCCTGGCAGATGAACCGGTCACCCTGACCATGTACAACGGCCAGCACAAGGAAATCGGCGAAGCCATCGCCAAGGCCTACGAGGCCAAGACCGGCATCCACATCAATATCCGCAAGGGCAGCAGCAACCAGCTGGCCAGCCAGATCATCGAGGAAGGCGACCGCTCGCCGGCCGACATCATCTATACCGAAGAGTCGCCGCCTCTGAACAACCTGGGCGAGCTGGGCCTGCTGGCCAAGATCGATGACGCCACTGCGAACATGATGCCCAAGGAGTACGTAGGCGCCAACGGCACCTGGATGGGCATCACCGCCCGCACCCGCATCGTGGTGTTCAACCCGAAGAAGGTCGATGAGAAAGACCTGCCGACCACCGTCATGGACTTCGCCAACCCGGAGTGGGAAGGCCGCGTAGGCTATGTACCGACCAGCGGCGCCTTCCAGGAGCAGGCTGTGGCCATCCTGAAGATGCACGGGCGTGAGGCCACCGAAGAATGGCTGACCGGCCTGAAAGCATTCGGCAAGGCTTACACCAATAACATGGTCGCCCTCAAGGCCGTGGAAAAAGGCGAAGTCGCCGCGGTACTGGTGAACAACTACTACTGGTATGCGCTTGAACGTGAGCGCGGCAAGCTGGACACCAAGCTCTACTACCTGGCCGATGGCGATGCCGGCAACCTGGTTACCATTTCCGGCGCCGCCGTGGTCAAGGCCAGCAAGCACCCGAAAGAAGCCCAGGCCCTGCTCAACTGGATGGCCAGCGAAGAAGGCCAGCGCGTGATCACCCAGACCACCGCCGAGTACCCGCTGCACAAGGGCATGGTCTCTGACCGCGGCCTGAAGCCATTCGAAGACCTGCGCCCGCCGAAGATCTCGCCAGCCGACCTGGGCAATGCCGAGGAAGCGATCGAGCTTGAACGCGAGGTCGGCCTGCTCTGA
- a CDS encoding ABC transporter permease, which produces MTAALSEPVPVRFVPRRKRPSIWVVLPVLFLVAMSLLPLLYVAMKAWEAGWREALHLLWRPFVWGLMRNTLMLMAGVTLACMVVGLALAWLLERSNLPGRRLWGVVLCLPFAVPSFVSSFTWVSLSSDFEGLGGAILVMALSKYPLVFLPVAATLRNLDTSLEESARTLGYSRWGVFRKITLPLLWPSMLGGALLIALHMLVEFGALSILGLQTFTTAIYQQFELEFSNANAAMLSAVLLALCLLMLWLELRVRGKARHVRIGQGVARRGQPVRLRGWMPLAQLFCLGLAILGSGIPLAMLGYWLSVGSSAAFPVAAISKALLTSLSVSLGGAGFCVLLALPVSFLVVRYKGRLALWAERLPYLLHALPGLVIALSLVVFSLHYVPALYQTTALLLLAYALLFLPLAQAPVRTALNKASPTLEEAARTLGASSFAAFCRVTLPIIFPAMAAAFALVFLDAMKELTATLLLSPTGMTTLATEVWAHTANVEFAAAAPYAALLIVVSGLPVYLLTTRMYLNKA; this is translated from the coding sequence ATGACTGCCGCCCTGTCCGAGCCGGTGCCGGTACGTTTCGTGCCGCGCCGCAAGCGCCCCTCGATCTGGGTGGTGCTGCCTGTGCTGTTCCTGGTGGCGATGAGCTTGCTGCCGCTGCTGTACGTCGCCATGAAAGCCTGGGAAGCCGGCTGGCGGGAAGCCCTGCACCTGCTCTGGCGCCCGTTCGTCTGGGGCCTGATGCGCAACACCCTGATGCTGATGGCCGGGGTGACGCTGGCGTGCATGGTGGTCGGCCTGGCCCTGGCCTGGTTGCTCGAGCGCAGCAACCTGCCCGGCCGCCGGCTGTGGGGCGTGGTGCTGTGCCTGCCGTTCGCCGTGCCGTCGTTCGTCAGCAGCTTCACCTGGGTGTCGCTGAGCTCGGACTTTGAAGGCTTGGGCGGGGCGATCCTGGTCATGGCACTGTCCAAATACCCACTGGTGTTCCTGCCGGTGGCAGCGACCCTGCGCAACCTGGACACTTCGCTTGAAGAGTCGGCGCGCACTTTGGGTTACAGCCGTTGGGGCGTGTTCCGCAAGATCACCCTGCCGCTGCTATGGCCGTCGATGCTTGGCGGCGCGCTGCTGATCGCCCTGCACATGCTGGTCGAGTTCGGCGCACTGTCGATCCTCGGCCTGCAGACCTTTACCACGGCGATCTACCAGCAGTTCGAGCTGGAGTTCAGCAACGCCAACGCTGCGATGCTCTCGGCCGTGCTCTTGGCACTTTGCCTGCTGATGCTGTGGCTGGAACTGCGCGTGCGCGGCAAGGCCCGCCATGTGCGTATCGGCCAGGGCGTGGCGCGTCGCGGGCAACCGGTGCGGCTGCGTGGCTGGATGCCGTTGGCGCAACTGTTCTGCCTGGGCCTGGCGATTCTCGGCAGCGGTATTCCGCTGGCCATGCTGGGTTACTGGCTGAGTGTGGGGTCGTCGGCAGCCTTCCCGGTGGCGGCGATAAGCAAGGCGCTGCTCACCTCGCTGTCGGTGTCGCTGGGCGGTGCAGGCTTCTGCGTGCTGCTGGCGCTACCGGTCAGCTTCCTGGTGGTGCGCTACAAGGGGCGCCTGGCATTGTGGGCCGAGCGCCTGCCGTACCTGCTGCACGCCCTGCCCGGCCTGGTGATCGCCCTGTCGCTGGTGGTGTTCTCGCTGCACTACGTGCCGGCGCTGTACCAGACCACCGCGCTGCTGCTGCTGGCTTATGCGCTGTTGTTCCTGCCACTGGCCCAGGCGCCGGTACGCACCGCGCTGAACAAGGCTTCACCGACCCTCGAAGAAGCGGCCCGCACCCTGGGTGCCAGCAGCTTCGCGGCGTTCTGCCGGGTGACCCTGCCGATCATCTTCCCGGCCATGGCGGCGGCATTTGCTCTGGTGTTCCTCGATGCCATGAAGGAGCTTACAGCTACCCTGCTGCTCAGCCCGACTGGCATGACCACCTTGGCTACAGAGGTCTGGGCGCATACCGCTAACGTCGAGTTCGCCGCAGCGGCACCTTATGCAGCGTTGTTGATCGTGGTGTCGGGGTTGCCGGTCTACCTGCTGACCACACGGATGTATCTCAACAAGGCGTGA